A genomic region of Pseudomonas frederiksbergensis contains the following coding sequences:
- a CDS encoding heavy metal sensor histidine kinase, which produces MPRNSIALRLSGMFTLVAALVFLLIGWALYQQVEKGLALLPEAELDARYSVLESTVGRFGTPEHWLKINNKLKLLGEEDKRISFWIISGDAHYEYGNITPQIRALAQGPTGKRDVQLPEQSYPMKVLVSQFPAKDQRPPLRFMIGIDTQTFYETQHHLLTALISLAIIGVLLASALGYWVARIGLKPLIKLSQEAQRLAPPLLSSRLQLSPLPPELSQFVNSFNSTLERVEQAYTRLESFNADVAHELRSPLTNLIGQTQVALTRGRSAEHYFEVLQSNLEELERLRSIINDMLFLASADQGSKATKLTSTSLAHEVATTLDYLDFILEDAQVKVQVSGDAQVQIEIAHLRRALINLLNNAVQHTAPGQVIRVRINVEEHQVSIGVANPGEPIASEHLPRLFERFYRVDASRSNSGANHGLGLAIVKAIALMHGGNVFARSDNGVNTFGIYLPI; this is translated from the coding sequence GTGCCTCGTAACTCCATTGCTTTGCGCTTGAGCGGCATGTTCACGCTGGTGGCGGCGCTGGTGTTTCTGTTGATTGGCTGGGCGTTGTATCAACAGGTCGAAAAGGGCCTCGCGCTGTTGCCGGAAGCCGAACTGGATGCGCGTTACAGCGTGCTCGAATCCACGGTCGGGCGCTTTGGCACCCCGGAGCATTGGCTGAAGATCAACAACAAGCTCAAGCTGCTGGGTGAAGAGGACAAGCGCATCAGCTTCTGGATCATCAGTGGCGATGCCCACTACGAATACGGCAACATCACCCCGCAGATTCGTGCCTTGGCGCAAGGGCCAACAGGCAAGCGCGACGTACAGCTGCCAGAGCAGTCCTATCCGATGAAAGTGCTGGTCAGCCAGTTTCCGGCCAAAGACCAGCGCCCACCGCTGCGCTTCATGATCGGCATCGACACACAAACCTTCTATGAAACCCAGCATCACTTGTTGACCGCCTTGATCAGCCTGGCAATCATCGGTGTGCTGCTGGCCTCGGCGCTCGGTTACTGGGTGGCGCGGATTGGCCTCAAGCCCTTGATCAAGTTGTCCCAAGAAGCTCAACGACTGGCACCGCCGTTGCTGTCCTCACGGCTGCAACTGTCGCCGCTGCCGCCGGAACTCAGTCAGTTCGTCAACTCGTTCAACTCGACGCTGGAGCGGGTCGAGCAGGCCTATACGCGGCTCGAGTCGTTCAACGCCGACGTCGCCCACGAACTGCGCTCGCCGCTGACCAATCTGATCGGTCAAACCCAGGTTGCCCTGACGCGTGGACGCTCGGCGGAACACTACTTCGAAGTGCTGCAATCAAATCTCGAAGAACTCGAACGGCTGCGATCGATCATCAACGACATGCTGTTTCTGGCCAGTGCCGACCAAGGCAGCAAGGCCACCAAACTGACGTCCACCTCACTGGCGCACGAAGTCGCCACCACCCTGGACTACCTGGATTTCATCCTCGAAGACGCTCAGGTCAAGGTTCAGGTCAGCGGCGATGCCCAGGTGCAGATCGAAATCGCCCACCTGCGCCGGGCGCTGATCAACCTGCTGAACAACGCCGTGCAACACACGGCCCCCGGCCAGGTCATTCGGGTGCGGATCAACGTCGAGGAGCATCAGGTCAGTATCGGCGTGGCCAACCCCGGCGAGCCAATCGCCAGCGAACATCTGCCGCGCTTGTTCGAGCGTTTCTATCGGGTCGACGCCTCGCGCAGCAACAGCGGCGCCAACCATGGCCTGGGACTGGCCATCGTCAAGGCGATTGCGCTGATGCATGGTGGCAATGTGTTTGCACGCAGTGATAACGGCGTGAATACGTTCGGGATCTATTTGCCGATTTGA
- a CDS encoding cell division protein FtsQ/DivIB, with the protein MQGAQLRHQPPAPGRKPVPRGASRMVAKEPMSVRLPKANFGFLKALFWPVLLVALGFGTYEGAQRLLPYADRPITKINVQGDLSYISQQAVQQRIAPYVAASFFTIDLASMRTELEQMPWIAHAEVRRVWPDQVVIRLEEQLPVARWGDEALLNNQGQAFTPRELANYEHLPQLFGPQRAQQQVMQQYQVLSQMLRPLGFSIARLELRERGSWFLTTGAGSAGPGIELLLGRDHLVEKMRRFIAIYDKTLKEQITNIARIDLRYANGLAVGWREPVAPTTAQRAVAKN; encoded by the coding sequence ATGCAAGGCGCCCAGCTACGTCATCAGCCACCCGCACCCGGCCGCAAGCCGGTGCCGCGGGGTGCCAGCCGAATGGTGGCCAAAGAGCCGATGTCGGTGCGCCTGCCGAAAGCCAATTTTGGTTTTCTCAAAGCCTTGTTCTGGCCCGTGCTGTTGGTCGCGCTGGGGTTCGGTACTTACGAAGGTGCACAGCGTTTGCTGCCGTACGCCGACCGACCGATCACCAAGATCAACGTGCAGGGCGATTTGAGTTACATCAGCCAGCAAGCGGTGCAGCAGCGGATCGCCCCGTACGTGGCGGCAAGCTTCTTCACCATTGACCTGGCGAGCATGCGTACCGAGCTGGAACAGATGCCATGGATTGCGCACGCCGAAGTGCGTCGCGTCTGGCCTGACCAGGTGGTGATTCGTCTGGAAGAGCAACTGCCCGTGGCCCGTTGGGGTGACGAAGCGCTGCTGAACAACCAGGGGCAGGCGTTTACGCCGCGTGAATTGGCCAACTACGAACATTTGCCACAGCTGTTCGGCCCACAACGGGCTCAGCAGCAAGTGATGCAGCAGTATCAGGTGTTGAGCCAGATGTTACGGCCATTGGGCTTCTCGATTGCCCGGCTGGAATTGCGTGAACGCGGCAGCTGGTTTTTGACCACTGGCGCGGGTAGCGCGGGCCCTGGGATCGAGCTGTTGCTGGGTCGCGATCACCTGGTGGAAAAGATGCGCCGCTTCATTGCCATCTACGACAAGACGCTTAAAGAACAGATTACGAACATTGCGCGCATCGACCTGCGTTATGCCAACGGCCTGGCCGTCGGCTGGCGGGAACCTGTAGCGCCCACGACGGCCCAACGCGCCGTCGCGAAGAATTGA
- a CDS encoding sensor domain-containing diguanylate cyclase, producing MSANRTHRSITGSTRRPELMLVLGSSLTVVSIIAIVTFLLIREHANAMQAATRGATNIVQLIDADVLRNVELYDLSLQGLIAAAQRDDLQQVSAQIRHLVLFDRASTARFKGDVLLLDKHGEVIADSSLIQPKPGNFSDRDYFQAHVTHRDTGMFISRPFKSRCDCADSDQWRISFSRRISSPTGEFLGVAAASMRLAYFDELFSSLNIGTDSTLNVLDKDGILLAQKPMLTDDSIGKSFGSRPNVIRILHEGSGSFVSVSSMDHQDRLYTFSRVGNLPLTVSVALSMDELFASWKRTAYVISGATGVLCIGLMWLTLQLCRELRLRRHAEQELAEQAAIDALTGVANRRTLDQALNREWSRAQRSGKPLSVLMIDADHFKSFNDRHGHQGGDDALRVLARVISENIRRPSDLAARYGGEEFSVVLAETDTFGALQIAENIRAAVEQLPPFEGDESPITVSIGLSTSTGQPGESLENLMYAADKALYQAKHRGRNRVVSAQE from the coding sequence ATGAGTGCAAACCGCACACACCGCTCCATAACGGGCTCTACCCGCCGACCAGAACTCATGCTGGTTCTCGGCAGCTCGCTGACTGTCGTCTCGATTATCGCCATTGTCACCTTCCTGCTGATCCGCGAACACGCCAATGCCATGCAGGCGGCCACTCGTGGTGCGACCAACATCGTGCAATTGATCGACGCCGATGTGCTGCGCAATGTCGAGCTCTATGACTTGTCACTGCAAGGATTGATCGCTGCCGCCCAACGCGACGACCTGCAGCAGGTTTCGGCGCAGATCCGCCACCTGGTGCTGTTCGACCGCGCAAGCACCGCACGTTTCAAGGGCGATGTCCTGCTGCTCGACAAGCATGGCGAGGTGATCGCCGATTCATCGTTGATTCAGCCCAAACCGGGCAATTTTTCTGACCGCGACTACTTCCAGGCCCACGTCACCCATCGCGACACCGGGATGTTTATCAGTCGGCCGTTCAAATCCCGTTGCGACTGCGCTGACAGTGATCAGTGGCGCATCAGCTTCAGTCGGCGCATCTCTTCGCCCACCGGGGAGTTTCTTGGCGTTGCCGCCGCTTCCATGCGGCTGGCGTACTTTGATGAGCTGTTCAGCAGCTTGAACATCGGCACTGACAGCACCCTCAACGTGCTCGACAAGGACGGCATACTGCTGGCGCAAAAGCCCATGCTGACGGATGACAGCATTGGCAAGAGCTTTGGCAGTCGGCCCAACGTCATACGCATCCTGCATGAAGGCAGTGGCAGCTTCGTCAGCGTGTCGAGCATGGACCACCAGGACCGCCTGTATACCTTTTCGCGCGTCGGGAACTTGCCGTTGACGGTGAGCGTCGCGCTCTCCATGGACGAGCTCTTCGCCAGCTGGAAACGCACCGCGTACGTAATCAGCGGTGCAACCGGTGTGCTGTGTATCGGCCTGATGTGGCTGACCTTGCAGCTGTGCCGAGAATTGCGCCTGCGCCGTCACGCCGAGCAGGAACTGGCTGAACAGGCCGCTATTGACGCACTCACCGGCGTGGCTAACCGGCGGACGCTCGACCAGGCCTTGAACCGCGAATGGTCCCGTGCCCAGCGCTCGGGCAAGCCGCTGTCGGTGCTGATGATCGACGCCGATCACTTCAAATCGTTCAACGACCGCCACGGCCATCAGGGCGGCGACGATGCGTTGCGCGTGCTCGCCAGAGTCATCAGCGAAAACATCCGTCGCCCTTCCGATCTCGCCGCGCGGTATGGCGGCGAGGAGTTTTCCGTGGTGTTGGCCGAGACTGACACCTTTGGTGCACTGCAGATTGCCGAAAATATCCGTGCGGCAGTCGAACAATTGCCACCGTTCGAAGGCGACGAGTCACCGATCACCGTCAGTATCGGCCTCAGCACCTCGACTGGCCAACCGGGCGAGAGCCTGGAAAACCTGATGTACGCCGCCGACAAAGCGCTGTATCAGGCCAAACATCGTGGGCGTAATCGGGTGGTCAGCGCGCAGGAATAG
- a CDS encoding D-alanine--D-alanine ligase — MTAAYANLFSTIAPKDFGRVAVLFGGKSAEREVSLKSGNAVLEALQTAGVDAFGIDVGDDFLQRLLNEKIDRAFIILHGRGGEDGSMQGLLECAGIPYTGSGILASALAMDKLRTKQVWHSLGIPTPRHAVLSSEADCILAATELGFPLIVKPAHEGSSIGMAKVTSATELIEAWKAASTYDSQVLVEQWIQGPEFTIATLRDQVLPPIALGTPHTFYDYDAKYLASDTQYRIPCGLDSAKEQELMDLTAKACEALGIAGWGRADVMQDADGQFWFLEVNTAPGMTDHSLVPMAARAAGLDFQQLVLAILAASVAGHAASNEEPRG, encoded by the coding sequence ATGACTGCTGCCTACGCCAACCTGTTCTCGACAATCGCCCCGAAAGACTTTGGCCGTGTGGCCGTGCTGTTCGGTGGCAAAAGCGCTGAGCGTGAGGTTTCGCTGAAATCCGGTAATGCAGTGCTTGAAGCCCTGCAAACTGCGGGCGTGGATGCGTTCGGCATCGACGTCGGCGACGATTTCCTGCAGCGCCTGCTGAACGAAAAAATCGACCGCGCCTTCATCATTCTCCACGGTCGCGGCGGTGAAGACGGCAGCATGCAGGGCCTGCTCGAATGCGCAGGGATTCCGTACACCGGCAGCGGCATCCTTGCCTCGGCACTGGCCATGGACAAGCTGCGGACCAAACAGGTCTGGCACAGCCTGGGTATTCCGACGCCACGTCACGCGGTACTGAGCAGCGAAGCCGACTGTATTTTGGCGGCGACGGAACTGGGCTTCCCTTTGATCGTCAAACCGGCGCATGAAGGTTCAAGTATCGGTATGGCCAAAGTGACTTCGGCAACTGAGTTGATCGAAGCCTGGAAAGCGGCCAGTACCTACGATTCGCAAGTGTTGGTCGAACAATGGATTCAAGGTCCGGAGTTCACCATCGCGACCCTGCGTGATCAGGTGTTGCCACCGATCGCTTTGGGCACGCCACACACTTTCTATGACTACGACGCCAAGTACCTGGCTTCCGATACCCAGTACCGGATCCCGTGTGGCCTCGATAGCGCCAAAGAACAAGAACTCATGGACCTCACGGCAAAAGCCTGTGAGGCGCTGGGTATCGCCGGTTGGGGACGGGCTGACGTGATGCAGGACGCCGATGGGCAGTTCTGGTTCCTGGAAGTCAATACCGCACCGGGCATGACCGATCACAGTCTGGTCCCGATGGCCGCACGCGCCGCCGGTCTGGATTTCCAGCAGTTGGTGTTGGCGATCCTGGCGGCCAGTGTTGCCGGTCACGCTGCCAGTAACGAAGAGCCGCGAGGTTAA
- the murC gene encoding UDP-N-acetylmuramate--L-alanine ligase produces MVENQKAMPQPEMRRIRRIHFVGIGGVGMCGIAEVLLNLGYQVSGSDLKASPVTERLESFGAQIFIGHRAENSASADVLVVSSAVNTSNPEVATALERRIPVVPRAEMLAELMRYRHGIAVAGTHGKTTTTSLIASVFAAGGLDPTFVIGGRLNAAGTNAQLGTSRYLIAEADESDASFLHLQPLVAVVTNIDADHMATYDGDFNKLKKTFVEFLHNLPFYGLAVMCLDDPVVREILPLVKRPTVTYGFSEDADVRAINVRQQGMQTFFTVLRPDREPLDVSVNMPGNHNVLNSLATICIATDEGVSDEAIVQGLSGFQGVGRRFQVYGELPVEGGNVMLVDDYGHHPTEVAAVIKAVRGGWPDRRLVMVYQPHRYSRTRDLYDDFVNVLADANVLLLMEVYPAGEEPIPGADSRKLCNSIRQRGQLDPIYIERGVDLAPVVKPLLRAGDILLCQGAGDIGGLAPKLLKSPLFAGAVVAPSEGKLK; encoded by the coding sequence ATGGTTGAGAATCAGAAAGCCATGCCGCAACCGGAAATGCGCCGCATCCGTCGCATTCACTTCGTCGGCATCGGCGGTGTGGGCATGTGCGGGATTGCCGAAGTGTTGCTGAACCTGGGCTATCAAGTGTCCGGTTCCGATCTGAAGGCTTCGCCTGTAACCGAGCGTCTCGAATCGTTCGGCGCCCAGATCTTCATCGGCCACCGCGCCGAGAACAGCGCGAGCGCCGATGTACTGGTGGTGTCGAGCGCTGTGAACACCTCCAACCCGGAAGTCGCGACGGCCCTGGAACGTCGTATTCCCGTGGTGCCGCGTGCCGAAATGCTCGCTGAGCTGATGCGCTACCGCCACGGCATTGCCGTCGCCGGCACTCACGGCAAAACCACCACCACCAGCCTGATCGCTTCGGTGTTCGCGGCCGGAGGCCTGGATCCGACCTTCGTGATCGGTGGTCGTCTGAATGCAGCAGGCACCAATGCCCAGCTGGGCACCAGCCGTTACCTGATCGCCGAAGCCGACGAAAGCGATGCCAGCTTCCTGCACTTGCAGCCGCTGGTGGCCGTCGTCACCAACATCGACGCCGACCACATGGCGACCTACGACGGTGACTTCAACAAACTGAAGAAAACCTTCGTCGAGTTCCTCCACAACCTGCCGTTCTACGGCCTGGCGGTGATGTGCCTGGACGATCCGGTGGTACGCGAAATTCTCCCGCTGGTGAAACGCCCGACGGTCACCTACGGCTTCAGCGAAGACGCCGACGTGCGCGCCATCAATGTTCGCCAGCAAGGCATGCAGACCTTCTTCACCGTGCTGCGTCCTGATCGTGAACCGCTGGATGTCTCGGTGAATATGCCGGGCAACCACAACGTATTGAACTCGCTGGCGACCATTTGCATCGCGACCGACGAGGGCGTCAGCGATGAAGCCATCGTTCAGGGGCTGTCGGGCTTCCAGGGGGTTGGCCGACGCTTCCAGGTCTACGGCGAGCTGCCGGTCGAAGGCGGCAACGTGATGCTGGTGGACGACTACGGTCACCACCCGACCGAAGTTGCAGCGGTGATCAAAGCTGTGCGCGGTGGCTGGCCGGATCGCCGTCTGGTGATGGTTTACCAGCCGCACCGTTACAGCCGCACCCGTGACCTGTACGACGATTTCGTCAATGTACTGGCCGACGCCAACGTGTTGCTGCTGATGGAAGTCTATCCGGCCGGCGAAGAACCGATCCCGGGGGCTGACAGTCGCAAGCTGTGCAACAGCATCCGCCAGCGCGGTCAGCTCGACCCGATCTACATCGAGCGTGGTGTCGACCTCGCGCCGGTGGTCAAGCCGCTGCTGCGTGCCGGCGACATCCTGCTGTGCCAGGGCGCCGGTGATATCGGCGGTCTTGCACCGAAACTGTTGAAGAGTCCTTTGTTCGCGGGGGCCGTTGTCGCTCCTAGCGAGGGGAAGTTGAAATGA
- the ftsA gene encoding cell division protein FtsA produces MANVQSGKMIVGLDIGTSKVVALVGEVAADGQLEIVGIGTHPSRGLKKGVVVNIESTVQSIQRAIEEAQLMAGCRIHSAFVGVAGNHIRSLNSHGIVAIRDREVSSADLERVLDAAQAVAIPADQRVLHTLPQDYVIDNQEGVREPLGMSGVRLEAKVHVVTCAVNAAQNIEKCVRRCGLEIDDIILEQLASAYSVLTDDEKELGVCLVDIGGGTTDIAIFTEGAIRHTAVIPIAGDQVTNDIAMALRTPTQYAEEIKIRYACALAKLAGAGETIKVPSVGDRPPRELSRQALAEVVEPRYDELFTLIQAELRRSGYEDLIPAGIVLTGGTSKMEGAVELAEEIFHMPVRLGVPHGVRGLDDVVRNPIYSTGVGLLMYGLQKQSDGISFSGISSSRDSYNNDEAKSPLIDRIKSWVQGNF; encoded by the coding sequence ATGGCAAACGTGCAAAGCGGCAAAATGATCGTCGGTCTGGATATCGGTACCTCCAAGGTGGTGGCGCTGGTAGGCGAGGTCGCGGCCGATGGCCAACTTGAAATCGTCGGGATCGGTACTCACCCGTCCCGCGGCCTGAAGAAGGGCGTGGTGGTGAATATCGAATCCACCGTGCAGTCCATTCAGCGCGCGATCGAAGAAGCGCAACTGATGGCCGGTTGCCGGATTCACTCGGCGTTCGTCGGTGTGGCCGGCAATCACATTCGCAGCCTGAACTCCCACGGCATCGTGGCGATTCGTGATCGCGAAGTCAGCTCGGCCGACCTTGAGCGCGTGCTCGATGCCGCCCAGGCCGTGGCCATTCCGGCGGATCAGCGCGTTCTGCACACGTTGCCGCAGGATTACGTGATCGATAACCAGGAAGGCGTGCGTGAGCCTTTGGGCATGTCCGGCGTTCGTCTGGAAGCCAAGGTTCACGTGGTTACCTGCGCGGTGAACGCTGCACAGAACATTGAAAAGTGCGTGCGTCGTTGCGGTCTGGAAATCGACGACATCATTCTCGAGCAGCTTGCTTCTGCGTACTCGGTACTGACCGATGACGAGAAAGAGCTGGGCGTGTGCCTGGTGGATATCGGTGGCGGTACCACCGACATCGCCATCTTCACCGAAGGCGCGATTCGTCACACCGCGGTGATCCCGATTGCTGGTGATCAGGTGACCAACGACATCGCCATGGCGTTGCGCACTCCGACTCAGTACGCCGAAGAAATCAAGATTCGCTACGCCTGCGCCCTGGCCAAACTGGCCGGCGCCGGTGAAACCATCAAGGTCCCAAGCGTCGGTGATCGTCCGCCGCGCGAGCTGTCCCGTCAGGCCTTGGCCGAAGTGGTCGAGCCGCGTTACGACGAACTGTTCACGCTGATCCAGGCCGAGCTGCGTCGCAGCGGCTACGAAGACCTGATCCCGGCCGGCATCGTGCTGACCGGCGGCACCTCGAAGATGGAAGGCGCGGTCGAGTTGGCCGAAGAGATTTTCCACATGCCGGTTCGCCTGGGCGTACCGCATGGCGTCAGAGGCCTGGACGATGTAGTGCGCAACCCGATTTATTCCACCGGTGTGGGTTTGCTGATGTATGGCCTGCAAAAGCAGTCCGATGGCATTTCCTTCTCCGGGATCAGCAGCAGTCGCGATAGCTACAACAATGACGAGGCCAAGAGCCCGTTGATCGATCGCATCAAAAGCTGGGTCCAGGGCAATTTCTAA
- the lpxC gene encoding UDP-3-O-acyl-N-acetylglucosamine deacetylase → MIKQRTLKNIIRATGVGLHSGEKVYLTLKPAPVDTGIVFCRADLDPVVQIPARAENVGETTMSTTLVNGDVKVDTVEHLLSAMAGLGIDNAYVELSASEVPIMDGSAGPFVFLIQSAGLEEQDAAKKFIRILREVTVEDGDKRATFVPFEGFKVSFEIDFDHPVFRDRTQSASVDFSSTSFVKEVSRARTFGFMSDIEYLRKHNLALGGSVENAIVVDADGVLNEDGLRYEDEFVKHKILDAIGDLYLLGNSLIGEFKGFKSGHALNNQLLRKLIEQKDAWEVVTFEDASTAPISYMRPVAAV, encoded by the coding sequence ATGATTAAACAACGCACTCTGAAAAATATTATCCGTGCCACAGGTGTCGGCCTGCACTCCGGGGAGAAGGTATACCTGACCCTCAAGCCTGCGCCTGTAGACACCGGCATCGTGTTTTGTCGTGCCGACCTGGACCCTGTGGTGCAGATTCCTGCTCGCGCGGAAAACGTTGGTGAAACCACTATGTCGACGACACTGGTCAACGGTGACGTCAAAGTGGACACGGTGGAGCACTTGCTCTCGGCCATGGCTGGCCTGGGCATCGATAACGCCTACGTCGAGCTCTCCGCGTCCGAAGTCCCGATCATGGATGGTAGCGCTGGACCCTTCGTATTCCTGATTCAATCGGCTGGCCTGGAAGAACAGGACGCAGCCAAGAAGTTCATCCGGATCCTGCGTGAAGTGACAGTGGAAGACGGCGACAAGCGCGCCACTTTCGTCCCTTTCGAAGGCTTCAAAGTGAGCTTCGAGATCGATTTCGATCACCCGGTGTTTCGTGACCGCACTCAAAGTGCCAGCGTGGATTTTTCCAGCACTTCGTTCGTAAAAGAAGTCAGCCGCGCCCGGACCTTTGGTTTCATGAGTGATATCGAGTACCTGCGCAAGCACAACCTCGCACTCGGCGGTAGCGTCGAGAACGCCATCGTGGTCGACGCGGATGGTGTACTGAACGAAGACGGCCTTCGCTACGAAGACGAATTCGTGAAGCACAAGATCCTCGATGCAATTGGTGACCTCTACCTGCTGGGCAATAGCCTGATTGGTGAGTTCAAAGGCTTCAAGTCGGGCCATGCACTGAACAACCAGCTTCTGCGCAAATTGATTGAGCAGAAAGATGCTTGGGAAGTCGTGACGTTTGAAGACGCCAGCACTGCACCGATCTCTTACATGCGCCCGGTTGCGGCCGTGTAA
- the ftsZ gene encoding cell division protein FtsZ, giving the protein MFELVDNIPASPVIKVIGVGGGGGNAVNHMVKSNIEGVEFICANTDAQALKSIGARTILQLGTGVTKGLGAGANPEVGRQAALEDRERIAEVLQGTNMVFITTGMGGGTGTGAAPIIAEVAKEMGILTVAVVTRPFPFEGRKRMQIADEGIRLLSESVDSLITIPNEKLLTILGKDASLLSAFAKADDVLAGAVRGISDIIKRPGMINVDFADVRTVMSEMGMAMMGTGCASGPNRAREATEAAIRNPLLEDVNLQGARGILVNITAGPDLSLGEYSDVGSIIEAFASEHAMVKVGTVIDPDMRDELHVTVVATGLGAKIEKPVKVIDNTVHTSMASQPQQQSPARQEQPAVNYRDLDRPTVMRNQAQAGAATAAKMNPQDDLDYLDIPAFLRRQAD; this is encoded by the coding sequence ATGTTCGAACTCGTAGACAACATCCCCGCAAGCCCGGTAATTAAAGTTATCGGTGTTGGCGGTGGCGGCGGCAACGCTGTCAATCACATGGTCAAGAGCAACATTGAAGGCGTTGAGTTCATCTGCGCCAACACTGATGCCCAGGCGCTGAAAAGCATCGGCGCGCGGACCATCCTGCAATTGGGCACCGGCGTGACCAAAGGTCTGGGTGCTGGCGCGAACCCTGAGGTCGGTCGTCAGGCCGCTCTGGAAGACCGCGAGCGCATCGCCGAAGTGCTGCAAGGCACAAACATGGTGTTTATCACCACCGGCATGGGCGGCGGTACCGGTACCGGTGCTGCGCCGATCATTGCCGAAGTGGCCAAGGAAATGGGGATCCTCACCGTTGCGGTGGTGACCCGTCCGTTCCCGTTCGAAGGTCGCAAGCGCATGCAGATCGCCGACGAAGGCATCCGTCTGCTGTCTGAAAGCGTCGACTCGTTGATCACCATTCCCAACGAGAAGCTGCTGACCATCCTCGGTAAAGACGCCAGCCTCTTGTCGGCTTTCGCCAAGGCCGACGATGTACTGGCCGGTGCCGTTCGCGGTATCTCCGACATCATCAAGCGTCCGGGCATGATCAACGTCGACTTCGCCGACGTCCGTACCGTGATGAGCGAAATGGGCATGGCAATGATGGGCACTGGCTGCGCCAGCGGTCCGAACCGTGCACGTGAAGCGACCGAAGCGGCGATCCGCAATCCGTTGCTCGAAGACGTGAACCTGCAAGGTGCACGCGGCATCCTGGTGAACATCACCGCCGGTCCTGACCTGTCTCTGGGTGAGTACTCCGACGTGGGTAGCATCATCGAAGCGTTCGCTTCCGAGCACGCCATGGTCAAGGTCGGTACCGTTATCGATCCGGACATGCGCGACGAGCTGCACGTGACTGTGGTTGCCACCGGTCTGGGCGCGAAAATCGAGAAGCCTGTGAAGGTTATCGACAATACCGTTCACACCTCCATGGCTTCGCAGCCACAACAACAATCCCCTGCACGTCAGGAACAACCAGCGGTAAACTACCGTGACCTTGACCGTCCGACCGTCATGCGCAACCAGGCTCAGGCCGGTGCTGCGACTGCCGCGAAGATGAATCCGCAAGACGATCTGGATTACCTGGACATCCCGGCATTCCTGCGTCGTCAGGCCGATTGA
- a CDS encoding heavy metal response regulator transcription factor gives MRVLIIEDEEKTADYLYRGLTEQGYTVDRAPDGVEGLHLALESDYAVIILDVMLPGLDGYGVLRALRARKQTPVIMLTARERVEDRIKGLRDGADDYLGKPFSFLELVARLQALTRRSGGHEPVQVTVADLWVDLISRKATRAGTRLDLTAKEFSLLSVLARRQGEILSKTAIAEMVWDINFDSDANVVEVAIKRLRAKIDGPFEEKLLHTIRGMGYVLESRSAS, from the coding sequence ATGCGCGTTCTGATTATCGAAGACGAAGAGAAAACCGCGGATTATCTGTACCGCGGCCTGACCGAACAGGGTTACACCGTGGACCGGGCCCCGGATGGGGTCGAAGGTTTGCACCTGGCACTGGAAAGCGATTACGCGGTGATCATTCTCGACGTGATGCTGCCGGGTCTCGACGGCTACGGCGTGCTGCGCGCCCTGCGTGCGCGCAAACAGACCCCGGTGATCATGCTGACCGCCCGCGAGCGCGTCGAAGACCGGATCAAAGGCCTGCGCGATGGCGCCGACGATTATCTGGGCAAACCCTTTTCGTTTCTCGAACTGGTCGCCCGCCTGCAAGCCTTGACCCGCCGCAGTGGCGGTCATGAGCCGGTGCAAGTGACGGTCGCCGACCTGTGGGTCGATTTGATCAGCCGCAAGGCGACCCGTGCCGGCACGCGGCTGGACCTGACCGCCAAGGAGTTCTCGCTGCTCAGCGTGCTGGCCCGTCGTCAGGGTGAAATCCTGTCGAAAACCGCGATTGCCGAGATGGTCTGGGACATCAATTTCGACAGCGACGCCAACGTCGTCGAAGTCGCGATCAAACGCCTGCGGGCGAAAATAGACGGGCCGTTCGAAGAGAAACTACTGCACACCATCCGCGGCATGGGCTATGTGCTGGAGAGCCGCAGTGCCTCGTAA